In the Engystomops pustulosus chromosome 2, aEngPut4.maternal, whole genome shotgun sequence genome, one interval contains:
- the LOC140117491 gene encoding gap junction beta-2 protein-like, translating to MDWGTLHEFIGGVNKHSTAIGKIWLSVLFIFRIMILVVAAESVWGDEQSDFTCNTLQPGCKNVCYDHHFPVSHIRLWCLQLIFVATPALLVAMHVAYLKHEEKKQLKKKGECNEQNLEALKQRKLRIVGTLWWTYTTSIVFRIIFEAAFMYLFYFLYTGFHMQRLVRCSDWPCPNVVDCFISRPTEKTIFTFFMIIVSGICMVLNVAELCLLIIQASMRRARRHAKKHMNHLSGKEEKQNMLNEQKEQ from the coding sequence ATGGATTGGGGGACTCTTCATGAGTTCATTGGAGGAGTCAACAAACATTCCACCGCCATCGGCAAAATCTGGCTTTCTGTACTCTTTATATTCCGGATTATGATCCTGGTGGTGGCTGCAGAGAGTGTTTGGGGAGATGAACAGTCAGACTTTACCTGCAACACCTTACAGCCCGGATGTAAGAATGTTTGCTATGATCATCACTTCCCTGTGTCTCACATCAGGCTCTGGTGCCTTCAGCTCATCTTTGTGGCCACCCCAGCGCTCCTCGTAGCTATGCACGTGGCCTACTTAAAACATGAAGAGAAGAAACAACTAAAGAAGAAGGGTGAATGTAACGAACAAAATTTGGAAGCACTGAAGCAACGTAAACTCAGGATTGTAGGCACCTTGTGGTGGACATATACCACCAGCATTGTGTTCAGAATTATATTTGAAGCCGCTTTCATGTACCTCTTCTACTTCCTCTACACTGGCTTCCATATGCAACGTCTAGTGAGATGTTCAGATTGGCCTTGTCCAAATGTCGTAGACTGTTTCATTTCTCGTCCTACTGAAAAGACAATATTTACCTTCTTCATGATCATAGTATCAGGCATTTGTATGGTCCTCAATGTGGCAGAGCTGTGCTTGCTCATCATCCAAGCATCAATGAGAAGAGCCAGGAGACATGCCAAGAAACACATGAACCACCTTAGTGGCAAAGAAGAGAAGCAGAACATGTTAAATGAACAAAAGGAACAATAA